From a single Pseudoalteromonas nigrifaciens genomic region:
- a CDS encoding TonB-dependent receptor: MTKLTLISSAIFSVLCSHSALAATVNGKVTDEKNQPIENATIHVHGKSQSVKTNKLGEFAIELDASAQLHISKDNYSDSRITVTESSNNIAIALKPTSIETVVVFASALHKSSLEMISPVNVLSGDELRNKSKPTLGETLKGLPGVNASYFGPVSSSPIIRGLDGPRVKIMQNGLDSSDASRIGPDHATSSDSLAAEQIEVLRGPSTLLYGSGAIGGVVNVVDNRIPTSNIDELTGAVEYSHDSVSNANTYAAKLETGYNNFNFHFDGTKRSGDDYQTPRFNQLHEDGDVESKDSVENTFIDSETVNFGTSYVGEHLTVGFSYGKIKTDYGIPGHEHDHGHEHDHAADGDAHSDEAHEETPVFAQLEQDRWQGLLSYALHNNWIETINLRLGYTDYLHSEIENGEIGTTFKNKTTEARLNIEHKLADWHGMVGYHYSDSDYDANGEEAFTPASVTTTNALYLLEEREFGDVTIELGARVEDYKIKSQIATHQHSHDDTQTSNAEVLDYTKSFTNLSASMGAIWQYTPGYSMAMSLSHSERAPLSAELLSNGLHIATGTYELGLGYHIEDGEAHFEPENIKQETSTNIDLGFRRFSGDFGYSVNFFYNDIKNFYFQENTGLVFDEEHGLEAADNGHDHGVAVYQFTSKDAELYGLEFDAHYKVNASTLVKVFGDSTRAKLKQDDENLPRIPANKLGSELQYNLGNWQFALTGTHYFSQTDITAYETKTDGYTLFDAQANYQLDLGNLDTQLYINVDNITDELGFVHSSFIKDTAPLPGRNFRFGIRGYF; this comes from the coding sequence ATGACTAAGCTAACATTAATCTCCTCTGCAATTTTTTCTGTTTTATGCTCTCACTCTGCACTTGCTGCTACTGTTAATGGCAAAGTAACAGATGAAAAAAATCAACCTATTGAAAACGCCACTATTCATGTACACGGTAAATCTCAAAGCGTTAAAACTAACAAGCTTGGCGAGTTTGCCATTGAGCTTGATGCGAGCGCCCAGCTGCATATTAGCAAAGATAACTATAGCGATTCACGCATTACGGTAACCGAGTCATCAAACAATATTGCAATTGCTTTAAAGCCAACCTCTATTGAAACTGTAGTTGTGTTTGCATCGGCCTTGCACAAAAGTAGCTTAGAAATGATTTCTCCGGTAAATGTACTCTCTGGTGATGAGCTAAGAAACAAGTCAAAGCCAACGCTTGGCGAAACCCTAAAAGGCTTACCGGGAGTTAACGCGAGTTATTTTGGCCCTGTTTCATCAAGCCCAATTATTCGTGGCTTAGATGGCCCTCGGGTTAAAATTATGCAAAATGGCTTAGACAGCAGTGATGCATCGCGTATTGGCCCTGATCATGCTACTTCTAGCGACAGCTTAGCTGCTGAACAAATAGAAGTACTACGTGGCCCAAGTACCCTACTGTATGGCTCTGGTGCTATTGGTGGTGTGGTAAACGTAGTTGATAACCGCATTCCTACGAGTAATATAGATGAATTAACCGGTGCAGTAGAATACAGTCACGATTCGGTATCCAACGCGAATACCTACGCTGCAAAGTTAGAGACGGGTTATAATAATTTTAACTTTCATTTTGATGGCACTAAACGCAGCGGCGATGACTATCAAACACCACGATTTAACCAGCTTCACGAAGATGGTGATGTTGAAAGTAAAGATTCTGTAGAAAACACCTTTATCGACAGTGAAACCGTTAACTTTGGTACTAGCTACGTAGGTGAGCATTTAACGGTTGGGTTTTCTTACGGTAAAATAAAAACGGATTATGGTATTCCAGGTCATGAGCATGATCACGGACATGAACACGATCATGCAGCCGACGGCGATGCCCATAGTGATGAAGCACATGAAGAAACACCTGTTTTTGCCCAGTTAGAGCAAGATCGCTGGCAAGGTCTATTAAGCTATGCGCTACATAATAATTGGATTGAAACCATTAATTTGCGCTTAGGCTATACAGATTACTTACACAGTGAAATTGAAAATGGTGAAATAGGCACTACATTTAAAAACAAAACCACTGAAGCACGCTTAAACATAGAACATAAATTAGCTGATTGGCACGGCATGGTGGGTTATCACTACAGTGATTCTGATTATGATGCCAACGGCGAAGAAGCATTTACGCCAGCCAGTGTAACGACCACTAATGCTTTATATTTATTAGAAGAACGTGAGTTTGGTGATGTAACTATTGAGTTAGGTGCGCGAGTTGAAGACTATAAAATAAAAAGCCAAATAGCAACGCATCAGCATAGCCATGATGACACGCAAACAAGCAATGCTGAAGTACTTGACTACACTAAAAGCTTTACTAACCTTAGCGCTTCAATGGGTGCTATTTGGCAATATACCCCTGGATATAGTATGGCAATGAGTCTTTCACACTCAGAACGTGCCCCGCTCTCTGCAGAGCTATTATCTAATGGCTTACACATTGCAACTGGTACCTATGAGCTTGGCCTAGGCTATCATATTGAAGACGGTGAAGCGCATTTTGAACCCGAGAATATCAAACAAGAAACCTCAACCAATATTGATTTAGGTTTTAGACGCTTTAGCGGTGACTTTGGTTACTCTGTAAACTTTTTTTATAATGATATTAAAAACTTTTACTTTCAAGAAAATACTGGCTTAGTATTTGATGAAGAACATGGTTTAGAAGCGGCTGATAACGGCCACGACCATGGTGTGGCGGTGTATCAGTTTACCAGTAAAGACGCCGAGCTGTATGGCTTAGAGTTTGATGCGCATTATAAAGTTAACGCAAGCACCTTGGTTAAAGTATTTGGTGACTCTACGCGAGCAAAACTCAAGCAAGACGATGAAAACTTACCTCGTATCCCTGCTAATAAATTAGGCTCTGAGTTGCAATACAACTTAGGTAATTGGCAATTCGCATTAACCGGTACCCATTATTTTTCACAAACCGATATTACCGCCTATGAGACTAAAACCGATGGTTATACTTTATTTGATGCACAAGCTAACTATCAGCTAGATTTAGGTAACCTTGATACACAACTGTATATCAACGTTGATAATATTACTGATGAGCTTGGCTTTGTACATAGCTCATTTATTAAAGACACCGCCCCATTACCAGGTAGAAACTTCCGCTTTGGTATTCGCGGCTACTTTTAA
- the nrdB gene encoding class Ia ribonucleoside-diphosphate reductase subunit beta — protein sequence MSYTTFSRKHNNQMEEPMFFGQTVNVSRYDQQKYPIFEKLIEKQLSFFWRPEEVDVSKDRLDFQALPDHEKHIFLSNLKYQTLLDSVQGRSPNVALLPIVSLPELETWIETWAFSETIHSRSYTHIIRNVTQAPELIFDDIVSNDKISERADAVTKYYDDLINSVSLYNLYGEGKHEINGKSVVVNLFELKKKLYLAMMSVNILEAIRFYVSFACSFAFAERELMEGNAKIIKLIARDEALHLSGTQHILNIMQDGKDDPEMAIVAAQCRDEAIKMFVDAAEQEKEWAEYLFKDGSMIGLNKHILCQYVEYITNARMTAIGFPAQFKNNSNPIPWINSWLVSDNVQVAPQEAEISSYLVGQIDSQVDASEFGDFDL from the coding sequence ATGTCTTATACTACCTTTAGTCGTAAACATAATAACCAAATGGAAGAGCCAATGTTTTTTGGCCAAACCGTTAACGTATCTCGTTATGATCAACAAAAATACCCTATTTTTGAAAAACTAATTGAAAAGCAGCTTTCGTTTTTTTGGCGCCCAGAAGAAGTAGACGTAAGCAAAGACCGCTTAGACTTTCAAGCATTACCTGATCATGAAAAGCATATATTTTTAAGTAACTTAAAATATCAAACATTGCTTGATAGCGTACAAGGGCGTTCACCAAACGTGGCCCTACTACCTATTGTATCGCTACCAGAGTTAGAAACATGGATAGAAACGTGGGCGTTTAGTGAAACGATTCATAGCCGCTCGTACACGCATATTATTCGTAATGTTACCCAAGCACCTGAACTTATTTTTGATGACATAGTTAGCAATGACAAAATTAGTGAACGTGCCGATGCGGTAACAAAATACTACGATGATTTAATTAACTCAGTGTCGCTTTACAATTTATACGGTGAAGGCAAACACGAGATTAACGGTAAATCTGTTGTTGTTAATTTATTTGAGCTGAAAAAGAAACTTTACCTGGCAATGATGTCGGTAAATATTTTAGAAGCGATTCGTTTTTATGTCAGCTTTGCCTGCTCGTTTGCGTTTGCTGAGCGTGAATTGATGGAAGGTAACGCTAAAATAATCAAGCTTATTGCCCGCGATGAAGCGCTACATTTATCTGGCACTCAGCATATTTTAAATATTATGCAAGACGGTAAAGACGATCCAGAAATGGCGATTGTTGCCGCGCAGTGCCGCGACGAAGCAATTAAAATGTTTGTGGACGCTGCAGAGCAAGAAAAAGAATGGGCCGAGTACTTATTCAAAGATGGCTCAATGATTGGCTTAAATAAACACATTTTATGTCAGTACGTTGAATACATTACCAACGCTCGAATGACAGCCATTGGTTTTCCTGCACAGTTTAAAAACAACAGTAATCCTATCCCATGGATAAACTCTTGGTTGGTGTCAGATAACGTGCAAGTAGCACCACAAGAAGCTGAAATTAGCTCCTACCTTGTTGGTCAAATAGACTCGCAAGTTGATGCCTCTGAATTTGGTGACTTTGATTTATAA
- a CDS encoding NAD(P)H nitroreductase — protein sequence MNAIELLLTRQSDAKLTEPGPNEEQLAVIQQAALRVPDHGCIAPWQFIVVQGDARHKLGDIFQQSAIAEQQAEKMIERTKEHPLRAPMIIIAIAKYQEHPKVPRIEQIQSAGCSVFAMQQAAFAQGLSGIWRTGFFAQSPAVKQALKLNEQDEIVGYLYLGTPAVECKKSPRHKAVDFFSYL from the coding sequence ATGAACGCGATTGAATTATTATTGACCCGTCAATCTGACGCCAAATTAACAGAGCCAGGCCCAAATGAAGAACAACTCGCGGTGATTCAGCAAGCTGCGCTACGTGTTCCCGACCATGGTTGTATTGCACCTTGGCAATTTATTGTTGTACAAGGCGATGCGCGCCATAAATTAGGCGACATTTTTCAGCAAAGTGCAATTGCTGAGCAACAAGCCGAAAAAATGATTGAGCGCACAAAAGAGCACCCGTTGCGCGCGCCTATGATTATTATTGCTATAGCAAAGTATCAAGAACATCCAAAAGTCCCGCGAATTGAGCAAATACAAAGCGCAGGGTGTAGCGTATTTGCTATGCAACAAGCGGCTTTTGCACAAGGGCTTAGTGGTATTTGGCGAACAGGTTTTTTTGCGCAAAGCCCTGCAGTTAAACAGGCATTAAAATTAAATGAGCAAGACGAAATAGTGGGCTATTTGTATTTAGGCACGCCGGCTGTTGAGTGTAAAAAGTCGCCTCGTCATAAAGCTGTTGATTTTTTCAGCTACTTATAA
- the yfaE gene encoding class I ribonucleotide reductase maintenance protein YfaE, whose amino-acid sequence MTDRPTASITLADNSQCIEFSTGCPSVLHCLESQQIEVAFQCREGYCGACRATLVSGKVDYNEEPLAFVRDGEILLCCCKPNGDIHIKL is encoded by the coding sequence ATGACTGATCGACCTACTGCAAGCATTACGCTTGCAGATAACAGCCAGTGCATAGAATTTAGCACTGGCTGCCCTTCTGTTTTACACTGCCTAGAATCTCAACAGATAGAAGTGGCCTTTCAATGCCGCGAAGGCTATTGCGGTGCCTGCAGAGCGACTTTAGTGTCGGGTAAAGTTGATTATAATGAAGAGCCTCTAGCGTTTGTACGCGACGGCGAAATACTGTTGTGCTGCTGCAAACCTAATGGCGACATACATATTAAACTTTAA
- a CDS encoding FAD-dependent oxidoreductase has protein sequence MLEQQLQLKHTQLRNRLVMGSMHTGLEEGWHNRKRLRAFYEARAKGGTAMLITGGYSPNLRGKLTPISSSFNSYYDVFKHRAYTNAVHKHGGKICLQLLHAGRYAYHPFNQAPSAIKAPISPYKPKAMSLSSINKTIKDFAHSAYMAEKAGYDGVEVMGSEGYLINEFMAPHTNKRNDEFGGSLENRMRLAVEIVKAVRAKVSEQFLIIFRLSVMDLIPNGSTPEEVTIQALELEKAGVDIFNTGIGWHEARIPTIASMVPPGAFKEASKRLKDVIKVPVIAVNRINTPEIANEILNAGDADLISMARPLLADPEFFNKYNNQLSKHINICIGCNQGCLDHVFKGKRATCLVNPQAAFELDYPLEKTTKAKKVLVVGAGPAGLSSSCYLAEKGHTVTLIDQKMQMGGQFNLAMQIPGKEDFNHTLAYYTNELERLNVTVELGKAYNDSMLAHYDDIVFATGVRPREASIECSDGKRVFAYDEVIRGEVELGKSIAILGAGGIGFDMVAFLSEQKSQSISDFKSQWGIECEPKPHKDDRQLYMLKRSAGRFGSDLGKTTGWIHRQVAKQHSVKQIADCQYHSFDKNGLTITVAGDKQVLAVDTVIACIGQVSNNEVLAKQSDNAKVHVIGGAKLATAIDAKRAIYEALQIAREI, from the coding sequence ATGTTAGAACAACAATTACAATTAAAACACACACAATTACGTAACCGCTTAGTAATGGGCTCAATGCACACCGGTCTTGAAGAAGGTTGGCATAACCGCAAACGCCTACGTGCTTTTTACGAAGCACGTGCTAAAGGTGGTACTGCCATGTTAATTACCGGGGGCTATAGCCCAAATTTGCGCGGTAAATTAACGCCTATTTCGTCATCCTTTAATAGCTATTACGATGTTTTTAAACATCGTGCTTACACCAATGCAGTACACAAGCATGGTGGTAAAATATGTTTGCAATTACTTCATGCCGGGCGTTATGCGTATCACCCTTTTAATCAAGCTCCGAGCGCAATTAAAGCACCTATAAGTCCTTATAAGCCAAAGGCAATGTCGTTAAGCTCAATTAACAAAACTATTAAAGACTTTGCACATTCAGCCTACATGGCTGAAAAAGCAGGCTACGATGGCGTAGAAGTAATGGGCTCTGAAGGGTATTTAATTAATGAGTTTATGGCACCGCATACGAATAAACGAAATGATGAGTTTGGTGGCAGTTTAGAAAATAGAATGCGTTTAGCCGTTGAAATAGTTAAAGCGGTTAGGGCTAAGGTATCGGAGCAGTTTTTAATTATTTTTAGACTGTCGGTAATGGATTTAATTCCTAATGGTTCTACCCCTGAAGAAGTAACTATTCAAGCGCTTGAACTTGAAAAAGCGGGTGTTGATATTTTTAATACAGGAATAGGGTGGCACGAAGCGCGCATTCCTACAATTGCAAGTATGGTTCCGCCTGGGGCGTTTAAAGAAGCATCAAAACGCTTAAAAGATGTAATTAAAGTACCCGTTATCGCGGTAAACCGTATTAACACCCCAGAAATAGCTAACGAAATACTAAACGCAGGCGATGCCGACTTAATTTCGATGGCGCGGCCATTACTGGCTGATCCGGAGTTTTTTAATAAATATAATAATCAGTTATCAAAGCATATTAATATTTGTATAGGGTGTAACCAAGGGTGTTTGGATCACGTATTTAAAGGCAAACGTGCTACTTGTTTAGTTAACCCACAAGCGGCTTTTGAGCTCGACTACCCACTAGAAAAAACGACTAAAGCTAAAAAGGTATTAGTAGTTGGTGCAGGGCCTGCGGGTTTATCATCAAGTTGTTATTTGGCAGAAAAAGGCCATACGGTAACGCTGATTGATCAAAAAATGCAAATGGGTGGGCAATTCAATTTAGCCATGCAAATACCTGGGAAAGAAGACTTTAATCATACCTTAGCGTATTACACTAATGAGCTTGAACGTTTAAACGTAACGGTTGAGTTAGGTAAAGCATACAACGACAGCATGCTTGCACACTATGATGACATTGTATTTGCCACAGGGGTAAGGCCGCGTGAGGCAAGTATTGAATGCAGTGATGGTAAACGCGTATTTGCCTACGATGAAGTTATTCGTGGTGAAGTAGAGTTAGGTAAGTCAATTGCTATATTAGGCGCCGGTGGAATCGGGTTTGATATGGTGGCTTTTTTAAGCGAGCAAAAGTCGCAAAGTATTAGTGACTTTAAAAGCCAGTGGGGTATTGAGTGCGAACCTAAACCCCATAAAGATGATCGCCAACTGTACATGCTAAAACGCAGTGCAGGTCGCTTTGGTAGTGATTTGGGTAAAACAACAGGCTGGATCCATCGCCAAGTAGCTAAACAACATAGCGTTAAACAAATTGCTGATTGTCAGTACCATAGTTTTGATAAAAATGGTTTAACCATTACAGTTGCAGGAGATAAGCAAGTATTAGCAGTAGATACTGTGATTGCCTGTATTGGTCAGGTTTCTAATAATGAAGTATTGGCAAAGCAAAGCGACAACGCCAAAGTGCATGTTATTGGGGGCGCTAAGCTTGCCACTGCAATTGATGCTAAACGTGCTATTTATGAAGCGCTGCAAATTGCCAGAGAAATATAA
- a CDS encoding FKBP-type peptidyl-prolyl cis-trans isomerase, whose translation MSDNFTTDAEKASYGIGLQMGEQLKSNPFEGLNLNSVFEGMKDAYAGSAFQVEIPEIQAAFEKINEEIQARREQESQVLAAEGIAFLEENAKRPEITVTESGLQYEVITTGEGDKPTAESTVRVDYHGTLINGTVFDSSYERGQPAEFPVGGVIKGWTEALQMMPAGTKWRLYVPHDLAYGERGAGAAIAPYSTLVFDVELHEIIA comes from the coding sequence ATGTCAGATAATTTTACTACAGATGCTGAAAAAGCAAGTTACGGTATTGGCTTACAAATGGGTGAGCAACTTAAGTCTAATCCTTTTGAAGGCTTAAACCTAAATTCAGTGTTTGAAGGCATGAAAGATGCGTACGCAGGTAGCGCTTTTCAAGTTGAGATCCCTGAGATCCAAGCTGCTTTTGAAAAAATCAATGAAGAAATTCAAGCTCGTCGTGAGCAAGAATCACAAGTACTTGCTGCTGAAGGCATTGCATTTCTAGAAGAAAATGCAAAACGTCCTGAAATCACAGTGACTGAATCAGGTCTTCAATACGAAGTAATTACTACAGGTGAAGGCGACAAGCCAACAGCTGAGTCTACAGTACGTGTTGATTACCACGGTACATTAATTAACGGTACTGTTTTTGATAGCTCATACGAGCGCGGTCAACCTGCTGAATTCCCAGTAGGTGGCGTGATCAAAGGCTGGACTGAAGCATTACAAATGATGCCAGCGGGTACTAAATGGCGTCTTTACGTTCCTCATGACCTTGCTTATGGTGAACGTGGTGCCGGTGCTGCAATCGCACCTTACTCAACACTAGTATTTGATGTTGAGTTACACGAAATTATTGCTTAA
- the ansA gene encoding asparaginase: protein MKRKRIYIAYTGGTIGMKKSSRGYIPAEGFLTQTVVNNAEFNREEMPLFDIHEYCPLIDSSDMTPAHWQLIADDIKNKYQDYDGFVVLHGTDTMAYTAAALSFMFENLTKPVIVTGSQIPLSQLRSDGQVNLLNAMYLAANYPIAEVSLFFNNQLFRGNRATKAHADGFDAFASPNLEPLALSGINIQLIKGQLSPYVENDLQVTPITTQPIGVLHLYPGISTEVVKSLVNGSIKALVLLSFGVGNAPQDPEFLTILEQASKRGVIIINLTQCIKGHVNMGGYATGNALLNIGVISGYDMTLEACLTKLHYLLSQNLEVETIRHLMQDNLRGELTR, encoded by the coding sequence ATGAAACGTAAACGCATTTACATCGCTTACACTGGCGGTACAATTGGGATGAAAAAATCGAGTCGCGGCTATATTCCTGCAGAAGGGTTCTTAACTCAGACTGTGGTCAATAATGCAGAATTTAACCGTGAAGAAATGCCACTTTTTGATATTCACGAGTATTGCCCTTTAATTGATTCCTCTGATATGACGCCTGCTCACTGGCAGTTAATAGCAGATGATATAAAAAACAAATATCAAGACTATGATGGCTTTGTTGTCCTCCACGGCACCGACACTATGGCGTATACCGCCGCCGCCTTATCTTTTATGTTTGAAAACTTAACTAAGCCTGTAATCGTTACCGGCTCACAAATTCCCTTGTCGCAATTGCGCTCAGACGGGCAAGTGAATTTACTCAATGCTATGTACTTAGCAGCAAACTACCCTATTGCTGAAGTAAGCTTATTTTTTAATAATCAGTTGTTTCGTGGTAATCGAGCCACTAAAGCCCATGCCGATGGATTTGATGCATTTGCCTCACCAAACCTTGAGCCTTTAGCGCTTTCTGGTATTAATATTCAACTTATAAAAGGCCAATTAAGCCCCTATGTTGAAAACGATTTACAAGTAACCCCCATTACAACGCAGCCTATTGGTGTGCTGCATTTATATCCGGGTATTAGTACCGAGGTTGTGAAAAGCTTAGTAAACGGTAGCATTAAAGCATTGGTATTATTAAGTTTTGGCGTGGGCAACGCACCACAAGATCCTGAATTTTTAACTATTTTAGAGCAAGCCAGCAAGCGCGGCGTTATTATTATAAATTTAACCCAATGCATAAAAGGTCATGTAAATATGGGCGGCTATGCAACGGGTAACGCGCTCCTTAATATAGGTGTGATCAGTGGTTACGATATGACATTAGAGGCTTGCTTAACTAAGCTGCATTACTTATTAAGCCAAAACCTTGAAGTAGAGACAATTCGCCATTTAATGCAAGACAATTTACGCGGTGAGTTAACCCGTTAA
- the sppA gene encoding signal peptide peptidase SppA: MIAKVFKGIWTGINFSRRLILNILFLLLVIVFIVSLSSDGDKIIVENGSVLRLNLNGPIVEEKTYIDPIEAAISDATSNAESPGEILLDDIVEVINEAAKDDRISVILLDLQEMPKAHLNKLKQITKALEAFKQTGKKVIASGYYYTQAQYYIAAHADEVAMHPYGSVAIEGFGMYPLYFKEALEKLKVTQHIFRVGTFKSAVEPFIRNDMSDAAKEANRVWLTALWNEYKQDVAAVRPFDESNFDETMDVFLAKMTAANGDAGQYALDNQWVDTLKTNQQVRQQLIDLVGADEKGKTFKQVSFRQYLSLVKPPVVFDNPMTEKVAVVVARGTIVDGERKAGEIGGDSTAALLRNARLDDKVKAVVLRIDSGGGSMFASEVIRAEVLALKAAGKPVIASMSSVAASGGYWIASAANEIWAAPSTITGSIGVFGTFMTFENTLSNLGVYSDGVATTDMAGFSITRPLDDKMAQVIQMSVEEAYGRFLNVVADARNMTPEQVDNIAQGRVWIAAKAQELGLIDKLGDKQDAIKAAAALAKLNHYDVKTIKQSLSPQQKMIQDILGNASVKSMLGSNNATTSVLATQANLQSVVKRLSSEIDNLKDYNDPQGVYARCLACSVAQ; this comes from the coding sequence TTGATTGCAAAAGTATTTAAAGGTATTTGGACTGGGATAAATTTTTCTCGTCGTTTAATACTCAACATTTTATTTTTATTACTGGTTATTGTTTTTATTGTGTCTCTTTCAAGTGACGGCGATAAAATAATTGTAGAAAATGGCTCAGTACTTAGACTAAACCTTAACGGCCCTATTGTTGAAGAAAAAACCTATATAGATCCTATTGAAGCAGCAATTAGTGATGCTACTTCAAACGCTGAATCACCGGGTGAAATTTTACTCGATGATATAGTTGAGGTTATTAACGAAGCCGCAAAAGACGACCGCATCAGCGTAATACTGTTAGATTTACAAGAAATGCCAAAAGCGCATTTAAATAAATTAAAACAAATTACCAAGGCACTTGAAGCATTTAAACAAACGGGTAAAAAGGTTATTGCCTCTGGTTATTACTACACTCAAGCTCAATACTACATTGCAGCACATGCAGATGAAGTCGCTATGCACCCTTATGGCAGTGTAGCAATTGAAGGCTTTGGTATGTACCCACTGTACTTTAAAGAAGCACTTGAAAAGTTAAAAGTAACGCAGCATATATTCCGTGTTGGTACGTTTAAATCGGCAGTTGAGCCGTTTATTCGCAATGACATGTCGGATGCAGCTAAAGAAGCTAACCGCGTATGGTTAACTGCACTTTGGAATGAATACAAACAAGATGTTGCTGCAGTACGTCCTTTTGATGAATCAAACTTTGACGAAACCATGGATGTATTTTTAGCAAAAATGACAGCTGCAAATGGCGACGCGGGTCAATATGCGCTAGATAATCAATGGGTAGACACATTAAAAACCAATCAACAAGTTCGCCAACAGTTAATTGATTTAGTTGGCGCTGATGAAAAAGGCAAAACTTTTAAACAAGTTTCATTTCGTCAATATTTAAGCTTAGTTAAGCCCCCTGTTGTATTTGATAACCCAATGACAGAAAAAGTCGCGGTAGTTGTTGCTAGAGGTACAATTGTAGATGGTGAGCGCAAAGCCGGCGAAATTGGCGGCGACTCTACAGCTGCACTACTGCGTAATGCACGTTTAGATGACAAAGTTAAAGCCGTAGTACTGCGCATTGATTCGGGTGGCGGCAGTATGTTTGCCTCTGAAGTTATTCGCGCTGAGGTGTTAGCACTTAAAGCAGCAGGTAAACCTGTTATTGCTTCAATGAGCTCTGTTGCGGCTTCTGGCGGTTATTGGATTGCTTCAGCAGCGAATGAAATTTGGGCTGCGCCAAGCACAATTACCGGCTCTATTGGCGTATTTGGCACCTTTATGACCTTTGAAAACACCTTATCTAACCTTGGTGTTTACTCGGATGGCGTGGCAACAACCGACATGGCTGGGTTTTCTATTACTCGCCCGCTTGATGACAAAATGGCGCAAGTAATTCAAATGAGTGTTGAAGAGGCCTACGGACGCTTTTTAAATGTGGTTGCAGATGCACGTAACATGACACCTGAGCAAGTTGATAATATTGCGCAAGGCCGTGTATGGATCGCAGCAAAAGCACAAGAGCTAGGCTTAATCGATAAACTAGGTGATAAGCAAGACGCAATTAAAGCGGCAGCAGCACTTGCTAAACTAAATCATTACGATGTTAAAACGATTAAACAAAGCTTGAGCCCGCAACAAAAAATGATTCAAGATATTTTAGGTAATGCGTCGGTTAAATCTATGCTTGGCAGTAACAACGCAACAACCTCGGTGCTTGCAACGCAAGCTAACTTACAAAGTGTGGTTAAGCGTTTAAGTAGTGAAATAGATAACCTTAAAGATTATAACGATCCACAAGGTGTTTATGCGCGCTGTTTAGCTTGCTCTGTCGCACAATAA